The following proteins are co-located in the Sardina pilchardus chromosome 24, fSarPil1.1, whole genome shotgun sequence genome:
- the LOC134073075 gene encoding uncharacterized protein LOC134073075, with product MSAYQESCCLWLILLCCSLKTLHGSGWDVYQSPDFVEETVGNSITLKCHVANIAEKSCKSIIWAKVHPRTGELDVAYPVSDENVVAVINVTTKSCDLIVTGQSQEYSGMYYCWVKASAVRIQGNGSRVSFTGALTPSVELFSPWNSNASRLPFICWAKGVVPSQVRIFWILEGNEYNGLTESIWSNNSHSATEFTQSRIWFADWDLEPGMKCLCVVNIGERNISKNIQYLPDAGSNNNNAMFRSCVWNLFNITFHRGRMGGGYASG from the exons ATGAGTGCTTACCAAGAGAGCTGCTGCTTATGGCTGATTCTTCTTTGTTGTTCATTAAAGA CCCTTCATGGCTCAGGCTGGGATGTGTACCAGTCCCCTGATTTTGTAGAGGAGACGGTGGGTAACTCCATTACACTGAAATGTCACGTCGCAAACATCGCAGAAAAGTCCTGCAAGTCCATCATTTGGGCTAAAGTACACCCAAGGACTGGGGAATTGGATGTCGCATACCCCGTGTCAGATGAAAACGTTGTGGCAGTCATAAACGTAACGACAAAATCATGTGATTTAATAGTTACAGGCCAGAGCCAGGAGTATTCTGGCATGTACTATTGTTGGGTTAAAGCATCGGCTGTAAGAATTCAAGGAAATGGATCAAGAGTGTCATTCACAG GAGCTTTAACTCCTTCCGTGGAGCTTTTTTCACCGTGGAACAGCAATGCCTCCAGACTCCCGTTTATCTGTTGGGCGAAAGGAGTTGTCCCATCACAAGTCCGTATATTCTGGATTTTGGAGGGGAATGAATACAACGGACTCACTGAATCTATTTGGTCAAACAACAGTCACTCAGCAACTGAATTCACTCAAAGTCGGATTTGGTTCGCCGACTGGGACCTGGAACCTGGGATGAAGTGCTTGTGTGTTGTCAACATAGGAGAGAGGAACATTTCAAAAAACATTCAATATCTGCCAG ATGCAGgatccaacaacaacaacgcaaTGTTCAGGTCTTGTGTATGGAATCTATTTAACATCACTTTTCATCGTGGCAGGATGGGTGGTGGTTATGCATCAGG GTAA
- the LOC134072982 gene encoding uncharacterized protein LOC134072982, with protein MGNNKLKNYYECMCIILLCSPLKAYHVSTLSSDVIIGSSTTLECLIEDSDASSFKNCFYLIWMRVNPKRRTLDVINVDRVKYTTENNDDKKSCKLIITTATPEDAGLYYCTAPDAKPFIGTGTKLIVVGRPNDDTPSVELFPPSEFLHPAIPLICWATNAPPSQVRIFWVINEKEHVGWTESVWSTQSDQNPEFTQSRFWLSKSDWDAGEKCTCVVEAGGRNISKSIQRAGNDICLYLVYGISCAAFFMMFVAVTTVLVLYKGNRVKEVGGKDHRRRISDKLGKYTTKGSSLTELQYASLDKIHFNQPQ; from the exons ATGGGCAACAATAAACTCAAGAACTACTATGAGTGCATGTGCATAATCTTACTTTGTTCTCCTCTCAAAG cATATCATGTCTCAACCTTGAGCTCAGACGTAATAATCGGCAGTTCAACAACGCTGGAGTGCCTAATTGAGGACAGTGATGCTTCcagttttaaaaactgtttttaccTGATTTGGATGAGAGTGAATCCGAAGAGAAGAACGTTGGATGTGATCAACGTTGACCGTGTTAAATACACAACAGAAAATAATGACGATAAAAAATCATGCAAATTAATCATTACCACGGCAACTCCGGAAGATGCTGGACTATATTACTGCACCGCGCCTGATGCCAAGCCATTTATAGGGACTGGCACAAAATTAATAGTAGTGG GTAGGCCTAACGATGACACCCCCTCAGTCGAGCTTTTCCCACCATCGGAGTTTCTGCACCCCGCCATCCCGCTCATCTGTTGGGCGACGAATGCACCCCCATCGCAAGTTCGCATCTTCTGGGTCATCAATGAGAAAGAACACGTCGGTTGGACCGAGTCAGTGTGGTCAACGCAGAGTGATCAAAACCCCGAGTTCACACAGAGCCGGTTTTGGCTGTCGAAGTCGGACTGGGATGCCGGGGAAAAGTGCACTTGTGTTGTAGAAGCTGGCGGGAGGAACATTTCCAAAAGCATCCAAA GGGCCGGGAATGACATTTGCCTATACCTGGTATACGGGATCTCTTGCGCAGCATTTTTCATGATGTTTGTAGCCGTCACAACAGTCTTGGTTTTATACAAGG GTAACAGGGTTAAAGAAGTTGGGGGAAAGGACCACAGAAGGCGCATCAGTG ACAAACTTGGGAAATACACCACAAAAGGATCTTCTCTCACA GAGTTGCAATATGCCAGCCTTGACAAGATTCATTTTAATCAACCCCAGTAA
- the LOC134073122 gene encoding uncharacterized protein LOC134073122 yields the protein MSTTNHHKDWRLRLILLCCFLKTLHGSSWDSYQSPDFVEETVGNSITLKCHVANIGFENSCESIIWAKVHPRTGELDVAYPASDENVEAANNETTKSCDLIVTGQSQEYSGIYYCWVKASTLRIQGNGSTVSFTGTLTPSVELFSPWNSNASRLPFICWAKGVVPSQVRIFWVLEGSEYNGLTESIWSNNSHSATEFTQSRIWFADWDLEPGMKCTCVVNIGERNISKTIQYLPGSDPNSACSVLVYGISFTSLFIVAGWLLVFRCHGRRSKKIHKINHRQKFSKRGTDTIKGPSCNEVQYSSVNNLHSPTSAGLQMDDVAETRAEIACLD from the exons ATGAGCACCACTAACCATCATAAGGACTGGCGCTTACGGCTGATTCTTCTTTGTTGTTTCCTTAAGA CCCTTCATGGCTCAAGCTGGGATTCGTACCAGTCCCCTGATTTTGTAGAGGAGACGGTGGGTAACTCCATCACACTGAAATGTCACGTCGCAAACATCGGATTTGAAAACTCCTGCGAGTCCATCATTTGGGCTAAAGTACACCCAAGGACTGGGGAATTGGATGTCGCATACCCCGCGTCAGATGAAAACGTTGAGGCAGCCAACAACGAAACGACAAAATCATGTGATTTAATAGTTACAGGCCAGAGCCAGGAGTATTCTGGCATCTACTATTGTTGGGTTAAAGCATCGACTTTAAGAATTCAAGGAAATGGATCAACAGTGTCATTCACAG GAACTTTAACTCCTTCTGTGGAGCTTTTTTCACCGTGGAACAGCAATGCCTCCAGACTCCCGTTTATCTGTTGGGCGAAAGGAGTTGTCCCATCACAAGTCCGTATTTTCTGGGTTTTGGAGGGGAGTGAATACAATGGACTCACTGAATCTATTTGGTCAAACAACAGTCACTCAGCAACTGAATTCACTCAAAGTCGGATTTGGTTCGCCGACTGGGACCTGGAACCTGGGATGAAGTGCACGTGTGTTGTCAACATAGGAGAGaggaacatttcaaaaaccATTCAATATCTGCCAG GATCCGATCCTAACAGCGCGTGCTCAGTTCTTGTGTATGGAATCTCTTTCACATCACTTTTCATTGTGGCAGGATGGCTGCTGGTCTTTAGATGTCACG GGCGAAGAAGTAAgaaaattcacaaaataaaccACAGACAAAAATTCA GTAAACGTGGAACAGATACTATCAAAGGACCATCTTGCAAT GAAGTGCAGTACTCCAGTGTGAACAACCTCCATTCGCCAACAAGTGCTGGACTTCAAATGGATGATGTGGCAGAAACCAGAGCGGAAATTGCTTGTTTAGACTAG